The proteins below come from a single Ruegeria sp. SCSIO 43209 genomic window:
- a CDS encoding formate dehydrogenase subunit gamma, which translates to MLRLFIAFLLSLTLTQVAGAQTSEGAAPADSTDRSTTGGATTLEDILARQRGEKVDNSYRSENTGQGNVEGLLGQFGTHGVASDSDVYRALRYGSADVTVSSQGPADSVLIQDGGMWWLNFRTGPLREYGTYILGGMLAIIVLFFLIRGKIRIDGEKTGRTVLRFNSFERFGHWLFAGSFLVLGITGLLTLYGRDFLIPVFGKEGFATIAQGCKWLHNNLAWAFMLGLIIITINWIAHNIPNKTDLKWLAAGGGLFTKDSHPPAKKFNAGQKIIFWACILLGVSISLSGLSLLFPFELPMFAKTFSIANSTGIPQALGLNLPVQMSPQEEMQYAQVWHVMVAYVFIAIIIAHIYLGSVGMEGAFDAMGTGEVEEQWAREHHSLWLEELQEKEAGKASASPAE; encoded by the coding sequence ATGTTGCGCTTATTCATCGCTTTCCTGCTTTCGCTAACGCTGACCCAAGTTGCGGGCGCTCAAACCAGTGAGGGGGCCGCCCCTGCGGATTCGACCGACCGGTCTACAACCGGCGGCGCGACCACGCTTGAGGACATTCTGGCCCGCCAGCGTGGCGAGAAGGTCGACAACAGCTACAGGTCTGAAAACACCGGTCAGGGCAATGTTGAAGGCCTGCTGGGACAGTTCGGCACCCATGGTGTTGCCTCTGACAGTGACGTCTACCGCGCGCTGCGTTACGGATCTGCGGACGTCACCGTTTCATCCCAGGGACCTGCGGACAGCGTGCTGATTCAAGACGGCGGCATGTGGTGGTTGAACTTCCGAACTGGCCCGTTGCGTGAATATGGAACCTACATTCTGGGCGGAATGCTTGCGATCATTGTGCTTTTCTTTCTGATCCGAGGAAAAATCCGCATCGACGGAGAAAAAACCGGCCGCACGGTCCTTCGTTTCAATAGTTTCGAACGTTTCGGTCACTGGCTCTTTGCCGGGTCGTTCCTTGTGCTCGGCATCACAGGCCTGCTGACCCTTTATGGCCGCGATTTCTTGATCCCGGTCTTTGGCAAAGAAGGGTTCGCCACTATCGCGCAAGGGTGCAAGTGGCTTCACAACAACCTCGCATGGGCCTTCATGTTGGGTCTGATAATCATCACCATAAACTGGATTGCCCATAACATCCCCAACAAGACCGACCTGAAATGGTTGGCCGCCGGAGGGGGCTTGTTCACCAAAGACAGCCATCCACCAGCCAAGAAATTCAATGCGGGTCAAAAGATAATCTTCTGGGCTTGCATTCTACTGGGTGTCTCTATCAGCCTGTCAGGCCTGTCGCTGCTATTCCCGTTCGAGCTGCCGATGTTCGCCAAAACCTTCTCAATCGCCAATTCGACAGGTATTCCGCAGGCGTTGGGTCTGAACCTGCCAGTGCAGATGTCACCGCAGGAAGAGATGCAATATGCCCAAGTTTGGCATGTCATGGTCGCCTACGTGTTCATCGCCATCATCATCGCCCATATCTACCTTGGCTCGGTGGGCATGGAGGGTGCGTTTGACGCCATGGGCACCGGTGAAGTCGAAGAACAATGGGCACGCGAGCACCACTCGCTGTGGCTGGAAGAGCTGCAAGAAAAAGAGGCCGGCAAGGCATCGGCCTCACCTGCAGAATAG
- a CDS encoding c-type cytochrome, translating to MRWLALALVLTPLPAWSEFFTLKGHGGPIMGIASAPDGRIATASFDNSVGLWTGQTPEWLEGHEAAVNSVVFNGTAIYSAGDDFTLRRWPGGDVVGQHKGKIIGIAASKTHIATASWDGTIGLWPVDGSEPTLLGPIGSGVNAVVFTPDGKQLYSAGVDGALRIWDVASGQETNRLIEHGFGINELVLNAQDNWIAYGTVDGVTRILSLTTEEEHDFTLDRRPILAMALSPDRKLLAVGDGEGFIMVIDTFEWRIAQDFRATLRGPVWALAFSADGQNLHAGGIDEAMYSWPVSALGDSEQMAAAEPSFLKDPSEMGNGERQFARKCSICHSLTPDGGRRAGPTLHDIFGRKAGTLPDYLYSDTLQDSDIIWNEETINALFDEGPDHYIPGSKMPMQRITQAQDRLDLVAFLRSATAPQD from the coding sequence ATGCGCTGGCTCGCTCTTGCGCTTGTTTTGACCCCCCTGCCCGCCTGGTCCGAGTTTTTCACGCTCAAAGGCCATGGCGGGCCGATCATGGGGATCGCTTCGGCACCGGATGGGCGCATCGCAACGGCCAGTTTCGACAATTCGGTCGGTCTCTGGACCGGACAGACACCGGAATGGCTGGAGGGGCACGAAGCGGCAGTGAACTCGGTCGTTTTCAATGGCACTGCAATCTATTCTGCCGGGGATGACTTCACCCTCCGCCGCTGGCCCGGCGGGGATGTAGTCGGGCAGCACAAAGGCAAGATTATCGGCATTGCAGCGTCGAAAACTCATATCGCGACGGCCAGCTGGGATGGTACCATCGGCCTGTGGCCGGTGGACGGGTCCGAGCCGACCCTGCTTGGGCCAATCGGCAGCGGGGTGAATGCAGTTGTTTTTACGCCGGACGGAAAGCAGCTTTATTCGGCAGGTGTCGACGGAGCGTTGCGTATCTGGGATGTCGCCAGCGGTCAGGAAACAAATCGCCTGATCGAGCATGGTTTTGGCATCAATGAATTGGTCCTGAACGCACAAGACAACTGGATCGCCTACGGTACCGTCGATGGAGTGACACGCATCCTGAGCCTCACCACCGAAGAAGAACATGACTTTACGTTGGATCGGCGCCCGATCCTCGCCATGGCACTGAGCCCCGATCGCAAGCTGTTGGCTGTCGGCGATGGTGAAGGCTTTATAATGGTCATCGACACTTTCGAATGGCGCATTGCACAAGATTTCCGTGCCACCCTGCGCGGTCCGGTTTGGGCGCTCGCTTTTTCTGCAGATGGTCAAAATCTTCACGCAGGCGGCATTGATGAGGCAATGTACAGCTGGCCCGTTTCAGCGCTGGGCGATAGCGAACAGATGGCCGCTGCCGAACCCAGCTTTCTGAAAGACCCAAGCGAGATGGGCAACGGAGAACGGCAATTTGCACGCAAGTGTTCGATCTGTCACAGCCTGACGCCGGATGGAGGTCGACGTGCGGGCCCTACCTTGCACGACATCTTTGGGCGGAAGGCGGGCACATTGCCCGATTATTTGTACTCGGATACGCTGCAAGACTCTGATATTATTTGGAATGAAGAGACAATAAATGCTCTTTTCGACGAAGGCCCGGACCACTACATTCCGGGGTCAAAGATGCCAATGCAGCGGATCACGCAAGCACAGGACCGGTTAGATCTGGTCGCGTTTCTGCGCAGCGCCACCGCACCGCAGGATTGA
- a CDS encoding helix-turn-helix transcriptional regulator: protein MPQYLTTRELADLLRIGERKAYDLASSGEIPCVRAMGKLLFPKAEIIAWLNASRSGPDVVEPPLPPIVAGSHDPLLDWALRESGSGLATYYDGSFDGLNRLAERSAQAAALHIHEPEGFNTQTLRDTMGEAPVILYQIANRQRGLLLAPGTSDISGFQDLKGRRIILRQDSAASQRLFDALLDAHGLGRDDLNTLPVCARTEEELAIALRDGKAEVGFGLGALARPYGLSFMPTHSERLDLAIWRRAFFEAPMQTLTQFLKSERFIERADELGGYDLANLGRIHHNGASG from the coding sequence ATGCCGCAATACCTGACCACCCGCGAATTGGCGGATCTGCTGCGCATTGGTGAGCGGAAGGCCTATGATCTGGCATCCTCGGGCGAAATCCCGTGTGTACGCGCCATGGGCAAGCTGTTGTTCCCAAAAGCCGAGATCATAGCGTGGCTCAACGCCTCACGCTCTGGCCCCGATGTCGTCGAACCACCCCTGCCGCCGATCGTGGCAGGTAGCCACGATCCCCTGTTGGACTGGGCTTTGCGGGAAAGCGGCTCTGGGCTTGCGACTTACTATGATGGGTCTTTCGACGGGCTGAATCGTCTTGCGGAGCGCAGCGCACAGGCGGCGGCCTTGCATATCCACGAACCAGAAGGCTTCAACACTCAGACCCTGCGCGACACGATGGGCGAAGCACCTGTGATCCTCTACCAGATTGCCAACCGGCAGCGCGGCCTGTTGCTGGCACCCGGCACTTCGGACATCTCGGGGTTTCAGGATCTGAAAGGCAGACGGATCATTCTGCGGCAAGACAGCGCCGCCAGCCAGCGTCTGTTCGATGCACTGCTCGACGCCCACGGACTGGGTCGTGATGATCTGAACACCCTGCCCGTTTGCGCCCGCACAGAAGAAGAGCTGGCCATCGCCCTGCGTGACGGCAAGGCAGAGGTTGGTTTTGGCCTCGGTGCACTGGCGCGCCCGTATGGGCTGAGTTTCATGCCCACCCATTCCGAGCGTCTGGACCTTGCAATCTGGCGCCGCGCCTTCTTCGAGGCCCCCATGCAGACGCTGACCCAGTTTTTGAAATCCGAGCGTTTTATCGAACGCGCTGATGAACTAGGCGGCTATGATCTCGCAAATCTGGGTCGGATCCACCACAACGGCGCCAGTGGCTGA
- a CDS encoding extracellular solute-binding protein, whose product MIPDFVRASIVALGLTTGAGLAEEPFIVVQSTTSTQNSGLLDYILPGFEAETGIDVRVVAVGTGQAIRNAINGDGDVLLVHSKPAEEQFVADGWGVERFDVMYNDFVLVGPKSDPAGIAGGNDITTALTAVAETKVPFASRGDDSGTHKAEMRNWEATGVDPTAASGTWYRETGSGMGATLNVASGMDAYALTDRATWLSFRNRGNLEVLVEGDPRLFNQYGVILVNPEKHTGVRAAAGQRFIDWLTGPDGQAAIASYTLDGEQLFFPNAQ is encoded by the coding sequence ATGATCCCTGATTTCGTTCGGGCATCAATTGTCGCGCTTGGACTGACCACAGGCGCAGGTTTGGCGGAAGAACCCTTTATCGTCGTGCAATCCACGACCTCGACGCAGAACTCGGGTCTGCTGGACTATATCCTGCCAGGGTTTGAGGCTGAAACAGGTATCGATGTACGGGTTGTGGCCGTCGGGACCGGTCAGGCGATCCGGAACGCAATCAACGGCGATGGCGATGTTCTTCTGGTTCATTCCAAGCCCGCCGAAGAGCAGTTTGTGGCAGACGGTTGGGGCGTCGAACGGTTCGATGTCATGTACAATGATTTTGTATTGGTTGGCCCAAAATCTGATCCGGCCGGAATTGCCGGGGGCAACGACATTACAACCGCTTTGACAGCTGTGGCCGAAACGAAGGTACCCTTTGCCTCGCGCGGGGATGACAGCGGGACCCACAAAGCCGAAATGCGCAATTGGGAGGCGACAGGCGTTGACCCGACGGCGGCGTCGGGGACTTGGTATCGCGAGACCGGATCGGGGATGGGGGCAACGCTGAACGTGGCCAGCGGCATGGACGCGTATGCTCTGACCGACCGGGCAACCTGGTTATCCTTCAGAAACCGGGGCAATCTGGAGGTCTTGGTCGAGGGCGATCCGCGCCTGTTTAACCAATATGGTGTAATCCTTGTGAACCCTGAAAAGCACACAGGCGTCCGCGCCGCTGCCGGGCAGAGGTTCATCGACTGGCTGACCGGTCCTGATGGACAGGCGGCGATTGCGTCTTACACGCTGGATGGTGAGCAGTTGTTTTTTCCAAACGCACAGTAA
- a CDS encoding ATP-binding cassette domain-containing protein gives MRDVVTEVPGMLEVHGLHIAREGKVLLDVPHLCLEGPGPTMILGPNGAGKSLLLRCLHGLIQPDSGRVCQDGVVLNAAHKARQAMVFQSPVLLRRSVAANLDFVLKRKSMPRALRRHRIEALLAEGGLDGKARQSARSLSGGEAQRLAILRALALDPRTLFLDEPTSALDPSAMQMIERMVLRASARGVRIVMVTHDIGQARRLASDIVMMQAGRVVEHGRAQQVLEAPKSNESRRYLAGGLVT, from the coding sequence ATGCGTGATGTCGTAACCGAGGTGCCGGGCATGTTGGAGGTCCACGGGTTGCACATTGCACGCGAAGGCAAGGTGCTGCTCGATGTCCCGCATTTGTGTCTGGAGGGCCCGGGTCCGACCATGATCTTGGGTCCAAACGGCGCTGGCAAAAGTCTGTTGCTGCGTTGTCTGCATGGTCTGATTCAACCCGACAGCGGGCGTGTCTGTCAGGACGGTGTTGTGTTGAATGCAGCCCACAAAGCGCGGCAGGCGATGGTGTTTCAAAGCCCCGTGCTGCTGCGCCGCTCGGTCGCGGCCAATCTGGACTTTGTGCTAAAGCGGAAATCGATGCCCCGTGCCTTGCGCAGGCATCGTATCGAAGCTTTGCTGGCCGAAGGTGGACTGGATGGCAAGGCACGTCAATCCGCGCGTTCGCTGTCTGGTGGCGAGGCGCAAAGGTTGGCGATCCTGCGCGCGTTGGCCTTAGACCCCAGGACCTTGTTTCTGGACGAACCCACCAGTGCATTGGATCCAAGCGCCATGCAGATGATCGAGCGGATGGTCCTGCGTGCCTCGGCCCGGGGTGTGCGCATCGTGATGGTGACGCATGACATCGGGCAGGCGCGGCGCCTGGCATCTGACATCGTGATGATGCAGGCAGGGCGTGTGGTGGAACACGGAAGGGCGCAGCAGGTTCTGGAAGCCCCCAAAAGCAACGAGTCGCGCCGGTATCTGGCTGGCGGTCTGGTAACCTGA
- a CDS encoding ABC transporter permease, whose protein sequence is MQGFASEFTQALSLILEGDAELWAIVLLSLRVSIFAVLISAVIGMPIGAALAVARFPGRRALIILVNALMGFPPVVVGLLVYLMLSRSGPLGVLELLYTPTAMIIAQVVLVTPIMAALTRQVVEMLAEEYSEQLRSLGVSRLASIPVLLWDARLALVTALLAGFGRAIAEVGAVIIVGGNINHVTRVMTTTIALETSKGNLALALALGVILIGLAVAVNAIVSALTLRAEREGLRHA, encoded by the coding sequence ATGCAGGGATTTGCATCAGAATTCACTCAGGCGCTCTCGCTGATCCTCGAAGGGGATGCAGAGCTGTGGGCAATTGTGTTGTTGTCGCTGCGTGTTTCGATCTTTGCTGTTCTGATTTCGGCGGTCATCGGGATGCCTATTGGGGCAGCTTTGGCCGTCGCGCGGTTTCCGGGACGGCGGGCGCTGATTATCCTTGTGAACGCTCTGATGGGGTTCCCACCAGTCGTCGTCGGTTTGCTGGTCTACCTGATGTTGTCCCGATCCGGTCCTTTGGGGGTGCTGGAACTTCTCTACACCCCCACCGCAATGATCATAGCGCAGGTGGTGCTGGTGACGCCGATCATGGCCGCACTTACCCGGCAGGTGGTCGAGATGCTGGCCGAGGAGTATTCTGAACAACTCCGCTCGCTCGGCGTATCGCGGTTGGCTTCGATCCCGGTGCTGTTGTGGGACGCGCGTCTGGCTCTGGTCACCGCATTACTGGCCGGGTTTGGCCGGGCAATCGCCGAGGTAGGCGCAGTGATCATCGTCGGCGGCAATATCAATCACGTGACGCGCGTGATGACGACCACGATTGCGCTTGAGACTTCGAAGGGGAACTTGGCGCTGGCGCTGGCCTTGGGTGTGATCCTGATCGGTTTGGCCGTGGCGGTAAACGCGATAGTCAGCGCATTGACCCTGCGGGCCGAGCGGGAAGGGCTGCGCCATGCGTGA
- a CDS encoding ABC transporter substrate-binding protein produces the protein MKKLLSGAVAAFSLAASATLAADEVTLQLKWVTQAQFAGYYVAKDKGFYEEEGLDVTILPGGPDIAPTQVIAGGGADVTVEWMPAALAAREKGLPLVNIAQPFKSSGMMLTCWKDAGIASPEDLKNRTLGVWFFGNEFPFMSWMSQLGIGTDGKSDSGVEVLKQGFNVDPLLQRQADCISTMTYNEYWQVIDAGVTPEELVTFKYEDQGVATLEDGLYVLEENLSDAAFTDKMERFVRASMKGWKYAEENPDEAAEIVLENDATGAQTEEHQKRMMGEIAKLTAGSNGALDPADFDRTVDTLLAGGSDPVITKKPEGAWTHQITDAALN, from the coding sequence ATGAAGAAGCTACTCAGTGGGGCGGTTGCGGCCTTTAGCCTGGCAGCCAGTGCGACACTTGCTGCGGATGAGGTGACACTGCAATTGAAGTGGGTCACGCAAGCGCAGTTTGCGGGCTATTATGTGGCAAAAGATAAAGGGTTCTACGAAGAAGAGGGGCTGGACGTCACCATTCTGCCCGGCGGTCCTGATATTGCGCCTACACAGGTGATCGCAGGTGGCGGAGCAGACGTTACGGTGGAATGGATGCCGGCTGCACTTGCTGCGCGCGAAAAGGGTCTGCCTCTGGTGAACATCGCGCAGCCTTTCAAGAGCTCGGGCATGATGCTGACCTGCTGGAAAGATGCGGGGATTGCCTCGCCTGAAGATCTCAAAAATCGCACGCTGGGAGTCTGGTTCTTCGGCAACGAATTCCCGTTCATGAGCTGGATGAGTCAGCTGGGAATCGGTACCGATGGCAAAAGCGACAGCGGTGTCGAAGTGCTGAAACAAGGCTTTAACGTCGACCCGCTGCTGCAGCGTCAGGCCGATTGCATCAGCACCATGACCTACAATGAGTATTGGCAGGTCATTGATGCCGGTGTCACGCCTGAAGAACTGGTAACCTTCAAATACGAAGATCAGGGCGTCGCCACGCTTGAGGATGGTCTATATGTGCTTGAAGAAAATTTGAGCGATGCGGCCTTCACCGACAAGATGGAACGGTTTGTCCGCGCCTCGATGAAGGGTTGGAAATACGCCGAAGAGAACCCGGATGAAGCCGCCGAGATCGTTCTCGAAAACGATGCAACCGGTGCCCAGACAGAAGAGCATCAAAAGCGCATGATGGGCGAGATTGCCAAGCTGACCGCAGGGTCGAACGGGGCGCTGGATCCAGCCGATTTCGACCGCACGGTTGATACCCTGCTGGCGGGCGGATCTGATCCGGTTATCACCAAAAAGCCTGAAGGGGCATGGACACATCAGATCACCGACGCTGCGCTGAACTGA
- a CDS encoding ABC transporter permease — MIPILSAIAVWLLGWWLNSRLASGPYSDTRMVRFLAPLIFGLTVIGIWELVVRGLEVPLVILPAPSVIWDRFWDSLPTLWADFVQTIIKGALSGYIIGCGSAFLMAIAVDRWDFLRLGLLPVGNFVAALPIVGTAPILVMWFGFDWHSKAAVVVVMVFFPMLVNTVAGLREATTMQRDLMETYAATYWQSFLKLRLPAAMPFIFNGLKISTTLALIGAIVAEFFGSPTLGMGFRISTSVGQLSLDMVWAEIVVAALAGTAFYGVVAMIEKAVTFWHPSQRG, encoded by the coding sequence ATGATACCTATTCTTAGTGCAATCGCTGTCTGGTTATTGGGCTGGTGGTTGAACAGCCGTCTGGCCAGCGGACCCTATTCTGACACACGGATGGTGCGGTTTCTTGCGCCCCTGATCTTCGGTCTGACCGTGATTGGCATCTGGGAACTGGTGGTGCGTGGACTAGAAGTGCCCTTGGTCATCCTGCCCGCACCATCAGTCATCTGGGACCGTTTCTGGGACAGTTTGCCGACACTTTGGGCTGACTTTGTTCAAACGATCATCAAGGGAGCACTCAGCGGCTACATCATCGGCTGCGGTTCGGCCTTTCTCATGGCAATTGCCGTGGATAGATGGGATTTCCTGCGCCTCGGGCTTCTTCCCGTCGGCAACTTTGTTGCAGCGCTGCCGATCGTGGGCACCGCACCCATTCTAGTGATGTGGTTCGGGTTCGACTGGCATTCCAAGGCGGCGGTCGTCGTAGTGATGGTGTTCTTCCCGATGCTGGTGAACACGGTGGCAGGGCTGCGCGAAGCCACAACGATGCAGCGCGATCTGATGGAGACCTATGCCGCCACCTATTGGCAGAGCTTCCTGAAACTTCGCCTCCCCGCCGCGATGCCGTTTATTTTCAACGGGCTAAAGATTTCTACCACTCTGGCGCTGATCGGCGCTATCGTGGCTGAGTTCTTTGGCTCCCCCACATTGGGCATGGGCTTTCGAATATCGACCAGCGTCGGGCAATTGTCGCTGGATATGGTGTGGGCCGAGATTGTAGTGGCCGCGCTGGCGGGGACGGCCTTCTACGGCGTAGTGGCGATGATCGAAAAGGCGGTGACCTTCTGGCATCCGTCGCAGCGAGGATAA
- a CDS encoding ABC transporter permease encodes MKQIIAVLTVIAAIVVVWYAACIPMNIKGVLTEQERAGAEVQPPSAKDRRDMGEIGLALNNAFAIPATWEQDRPRLPAPHQVGIELWETTIEKKITSKRSLIYHGWVTLSATMLGFAIGTGLGILLAVGIVHSRVMDLSVMPWAIVSQTIPIIALAPMIIVVLYSVGVQGIIPKAIISAYLSFFPVVVGMVKGLRSPDAMQLDLLRTYNASRSQGFWKLRLPASMPYLFTSLKIGVAASLVGAIVGELPTGAVAGLGARLLAGSYYGQTVQIWSALFAAAILAACLVGLLGLIERTVLKRMGMAQ; translated from the coding sequence ATGAAGCAGATCATTGCAGTCCTCACCGTGATCGCCGCCATTGTCGTTGTCTGGTACGCGGCCTGTATTCCTATGAATATCAAAGGGGTTCTGACCGAACAGGAGCGCGCGGGTGCTGAAGTCCAACCACCTTCAGCCAAGGATCGCCGTGACATGGGTGAGATCGGTCTGGCCTTGAACAACGCGTTTGCAATCCCAGCCACATGGGAGCAGGACCGCCCGCGGCTGCCTGCACCGCATCAAGTTGGGATTGAGTTGTGGGAAACCACGATTGAGAAAAAAATCACCTCGAAACGCTCTCTGATTTATCATGGCTGGGTCACGCTGAGCGCCACGATGCTGGGTTTTGCTATCGGAACCGGGTTGGGCATCCTACTGGCGGTCGGGATCGTGCACAGTCGGGTGATGGATCTGTCGGTGATGCCCTGGGCGATCGTTAGCCAGACCATTCCTATCATTGCGCTGGCTCCGATGATCATCGTTGTTCTGTATTCTGTTGGGGTTCAGGGGATCATTCCGAAGGCGATCATTTCGGCGTATCTGAGTTTCTTCCCCGTCGTCGTAGGCATGGTAAAAGGGCTGCGCAGCCCGGATGCTATGCAGTTGGATTTGCTGCGAACCTACAATGCCAGCCGTTCGCAGGGGTTTTGGAAACTGCGCCTGCCGGCCTCGATGCCCTATCTGTTTACATCGCTGAAAATTGGCGTCGCTGCGTCGCTGGTCGGGGCCATTGTTGGAGAACTGCCGACCGGGGCTGTTGCCGGGTTGGGTGCACGGCTGCTGGCCGGTAGCTACTATGGCCAGACGGTACAGATCTGGTCGGCGCTGTTTGCTGCAGCCATTCTCGCCGCCTGTCTCGTCGGGTTGCTGGGGCTGATCGAGCGGACCGTCCTGAAACGAATGGGGATGGCACAATGA
- a CDS encoding GNAT family N-acetyltransferase produces the protein MADKGIRRASREDVGDCARIIATWAAQTDWIPEELPEEKLADLILEAFPNRDIWIAGDPIDCYMSVDPVEHKVGALYCLRTGQGIGKQLLDKAKEGRDHLWLTTHVPNVDAQRFYRREGFVETGREPPVPPDTVPVIRMEWHA, from the coding sequence ATGGCGGATAAAGGCATCAGACGGGCATCCCGCGAAGATGTGGGGGATTGCGCGCGCATCATCGCGACCTGGGCCGCGCAGACCGATTGGATACCCGAGGAATTGCCAGAAGAAAAGCTGGCGGATCTGATCCTTGAGGCGTTTCCGAACAGGGACATCTGGATCGCAGGTGATCCGATTGATTGCTATATGTCTGTCGATCCGGTCGAACATAAGGTTGGTGCGCTGTATTGTTTGCGCACTGGACAGGGCATCGGCAAGCAATTGCTGGATAAGGCGAAGGAGGGGCGCGACCATCTTTGGCTGACCACACATGTGCCAAATGTCGACGCGCAACGGTTTTATCGGCGCGAGGGCTTTGTTGAGACGGGAAGAGAGCCTCCGGTGCCACCTGACACGGTGCCTGTCATTCGGATGGAGTGGCACGCATGA
- a CDS encoding ABC transporter ATP-binding protein codes for MNTENTTQPVIEARQLDLTFQTNDGPIHALKDVNLSIGKGEFVSFIGPSGCGKTTFLRCIAALETPTGGTLTVNGMTPDEARRKRAYGYVFQAAGLYPWRTIAKNIKLPLEIMGYSSAEQEERVRKVLELVDLDGFGGKFPWQLSGGMQQRASIARALAFDADILLMDEPFGALDEIVRDHLNEQLLALWARTEKTIGFVTHSIPEAVYLSTKIVVMSPRPGRITDVIDSPLPKERPLDIRDTPEFIEVAHRVREGLRAGHGDDV; via the coding sequence ATGAATACAGAAAATACTACTCAGCCCGTTATTGAGGCAAGGCAGCTGGATCTTACATTTCAGACGAATGATGGGCCTATTCATGCGCTGAAAGATGTGAACTTGTCGATTGGCAAGGGGGAGTTCGTTAGTTTTATCGGCCCCTCGGGCTGCGGCAAGACGACGTTCCTGCGCTGTATCGCAGCGCTGGAAACACCGACCGGCGGGACCCTGACCGTGAATGGCATGACGCCTGACGAAGCACGGCGAAAGCGCGCTTATGGGTATGTGTTTCAGGCGGCCGGGCTCTACCCGTGGCGGACCATTGCAAAGAACATCAAGCTGCCGCTTGAGATCATGGGCTATTCCTCCGCCGAGCAGGAGGAACGCGTTAGAAAGGTTCTGGAACTTGTTGATCTTGATGGATTTGGCGGTAAGTTCCCCTGGCAGCTCTCGGGCGGGATGCAACAGCGGGCCAGTATTGCGCGGGCCTTGGCATTTGATGCGGATATTCTGCTGATGGACGAACCGTTCGGTGCGCTGGATGAGATTGTGCGCGACCATCTGAACGAACAGCTTCTGGCATTATGGGCGCGCACCGAGAAGACCATCGGTTTCGTAACACATTCGATCCCCGAAGCGGTGTATCTCAGCACCAAGATCGTGGTAATGAGCCCTCGGCCTGGCCGGATCACGGATGTGATCGATAGCCCTCTGCCGAAAGAGCGGCCTCTGGATATCCGTGACACGCCCGAGTTTATCGAAGTCGCCCACCGCGTGCGAGAAGGATTGCGAGCGGGTCATGGGGATGATGTGTGA